From a region of the Armatimonas rosea genome:
- the mutL gene encoding DNA mismatch repair endonuclease MutL, translated as MPDETEDSVVRLLDDNTANQIAAGEVVERPSSVVKELVENSLDAGATRIEVELFEGGKRKIVIRDNGMGMSRADAILALQRHATSKIRTADDLFSIHTLGFRGEALPSIASVSDFRILTKRPHDETGTEVIVRAGELAEVRDAATPDGTVITVENLFFSVPARLKFLKTTQTELNHATDFLHRLILAYHTIGFRLTHDGHELISYPGSADPRQALAAVYGRDVAREMVPLLYESPGLTVRGSVSKPSVSKATRSAQAFFVNGRHVRSRTVQHAFDAAFSRLMTTERHPVVALFVEISPELVDVNVHPAKTEVRFTRDGEVYAAISRAVESALLTGGLVPEVTVQASLPELAAPTTLAMPGMGERGSDRLAPPPRTSLSNYVNIEPTPASVVPPSADPPLRQRPEGTRVDARDEQPGGFEQPAAYIGFDGYRIGRLRVLGQSRNTYIIAETDDALLLIDQHIAHERVLYEQMMNGATERQSSWGVVAQHLAVPQTLELSPADSRVVQERLGALERSGFVLEPFGGDTFVVRAVPARIADKPYLETLKEIIEELTHTSVARRLLVPHESAIIMASCKMAVKKGDPLTMEEMTRLLADLAQMRNPFTCPHGRPILLALSHHEMDRKFHRIGPH; from the coding sequence GTGCCGGATGAAACTGAGGACTCTGTCGTGCGCCTGCTCGACGACAACACCGCCAACCAGATCGCGGCGGGCGAGGTTGTCGAGCGGCCGTCGTCGGTGGTGAAAGAGCTGGTTGAGAACAGCCTCGATGCCGGCGCGACCCGGATCGAGGTAGAGCTCTTTGAGGGCGGCAAGCGCAAGATCGTCATCCGCGACAATGGGATGGGCATGAGCCGCGCCGATGCCATCCTCGCGCTCCAGCGTCATGCGACGAGCAAGATTCGCACCGCCGACGATCTCTTCTCCATCCACACACTCGGCTTCCGCGGCGAGGCACTCCCCTCGATAGCATCGGTCTCGGACTTTCGAATCCTGACCAAGCGCCCCCACGACGAGACCGGCACGGAGGTGATTGTCCGGGCGGGCGAGCTGGCCGAGGTGCGCGATGCCGCGACACCCGATGGCACGGTGATCACGGTGGAGAACCTGTTTTTCTCTGTCCCTGCCCGTCTCAAGTTCCTCAAGACCACCCAGACCGAGCTCAACCACGCCACGGACTTCCTGCACCGCCTCATTCTCGCCTACCACACGATTGGCTTCCGGCTCACCCACGACGGCCACGAGCTGATCTCCTACCCCGGCTCGGCCGATCCCCGGCAGGCGCTGGCGGCGGTCTACGGCCGCGATGTCGCGCGGGAGATGGTGCCCCTGCTCTACGAGTCGCCGGGGCTGACGGTACGTGGCTCGGTGAGCAAGCCCAGTGTGAGCAAGGCGACTCGGAGCGCGCAGGCGTTCTTTGTCAATGGCCGCCATGTACGAAGCCGCACGGTACAGCACGCCTTCGATGCCGCCTTCTCCCGCCTGATGACCACCGAGCGTCACCCGGTTGTCGCACTGTTTGTGGAGATCTCCCCCGAGCTGGTCGATGTCAATGTCCACCCCGCCAAGACCGAGGTGCGCTTCACTCGTGATGGCGAGGTCTACGCGGCGATCAGCCGCGCCGTGGAGAGTGCGCTCCTCACCGGTGGCCTGGTCCCCGAGGTCACGGTGCAGGCATCGCTCCCCGAGCTCGCAGCGCCTACGACCCTCGCCATGCCCGGCATGGGCGAGCGCGGCAGCGACCGCCTCGCGCCGCCGCCGCGCACCAGCCTCTCCAACTACGTGAATATCGAACCCACCCCGGCTTCGGTCGTTCCTCCCTCCGCCGACCCTCCCTTGCGGCAACGCCCAGAGGGCACCCGGGTGGATGCGAGGGACGAGCAGCCGGGTGGGTTCGAACAGCCTGCGGCCTACATCGGCTTTGATGGCTACCGGATCGGGCGGCTTCGGGTGCTGGGCCAGTCGCGCAACACCTACATCATCGCCGAAACCGACGATGCCCTGCTTCTGATCGACCAGCACATCGCCCATGAGCGCGTGCTCTACGAGCAGATGATGAACGGAGCCACCGAGCGCCAGAGTAGCTGGGGCGTGGTCGCGCAGCACCTCGCGGTGCCCCAGACCCTGGAGCTCTCCCCTGCCGACTCCCGCGTGGTCCAAGAGCGCCTGGGGGCACTGGAGCGCTCGGGTTTTGTCCTGGAGCCCTTTGGCGGCGATACCTTCGTGGTGCGCGCGGTCCCCGCCCGGATCGCGGACAAGCCGTATCTGGAGACTCTCAAGGAGATTATCGAGGAGCTTACCCACACCAGTGTCGCCCGGCGCTTGCTCGTGCCCCATGAGTCGGCAATTATCATGGCATCGTGTAAAATGGCGGTCAAGAAGGGCGACCCCCTCACGATGGAGGAGATGACGCGCCTGCTTGCCGACCTCGCCCAGATGCGCAACCCCTTCACCTGTCCGCATGGCAGACCGATCCTGCTGGCGCTCTCCCACCACGAGATGGACCGCAAGTTCCACCGGATCGGCCCACACTAG
- a CDS encoding acyltransferase family protein gives MKTRLTYIDTAKGLGILLVVYGHVLRGLMSAGITSPTGWAATSDTVLYAFHMPLFFLLSGVFFRAEKYDHWWAGIKERLLDFVPVYLIWNLLQSLMTVGFAGSVNTKVSTDPLSLVTGLLVPKAQFWFLQALLFVIVFLSLVSRLPRWKLWVLPVSFGLALLPVLTSWARYTPVFALGAVLTVAGLVRLIGPLRTLLSAVVFGALLPVLLHLPADFSHTSVAWVLLDFALGVSGTLVVVGLSERLPLKLQEPLATLGKLSMPIYLAHILFTAGTRIALQKVLHYQGVAGHIVLGTIVGTIAPLVLYKLAERLKCTWVLGVRAAKPKSSTS, from the coding sequence ATGAAAACACGACTGACCTATATCGACACTGCCAAGGGACTGGGAATTCTCTTGGTGGTCTATGGGCACGTGCTACGGGGCCTGATGTCCGCAGGGATTACGTCCCCGACCGGCTGGGCCGCCACCAGCGACACCGTGCTCTATGCGTTTCACATGCCGCTGTTTTTCCTGCTCTCGGGTGTCTTTTTCCGCGCCGAGAAGTACGACCACTGGTGGGCGGGGATCAAGGAGCGCTTGCTGGACTTCGTCCCGGTCTACCTGATCTGGAACCTCCTGCAGAGCCTGATGACAGTCGGGTTTGCCGGCTCGGTGAACACCAAGGTCAGCACCGATCCGCTCTCGCTCGTAACCGGGCTCTTGGTTCCCAAGGCGCAGTTCTGGTTCTTGCAGGCGCTGCTCTTTGTGATTGTCTTTCTCTCGCTGGTATCGCGCTTGCCCCGCTGGAAGCTCTGGGTGCTGCCGGTGAGCTTTGGGCTGGCGCTCTTGCCCGTCCTCACGTCTTGGGCACGCTACACGCCGGTCTTTGCGCTGGGGGCCGTGCTGACAGTCGCGGGGCTGGTGCGCCTTATCGGGCCTCTGAGAACCCTGCTCTCTGCGGTGGTCTTTGGGGCGCTGCTGCCGGTCTTGCTCCACCTTCCCGCCGACTTTAGCCACACCAGCGTTGCCTGGGTGCTGCTGGACTTTGCCCTCGGTGTCAGCGGGACACTGGTGGTGGTGGGGCTCTCCGAGCGTCTGCCGCTCAAGCTCCAGGAGCCGCTGGCGACCCTGGGGAAGCTCTCGATGCCGATCTATCTGGCACACATTCTCTTCACGGCGGGCACCCGGATCGCGCTCCAGAAAGTGCTGCACTACCAGGGAGTGGCTGGGCACATCGTGCTGGGGACGATCGTCGGGACGATCGCGCCGCTGGTGCTCTACAAGCTGGCGGAGCGTCTCAAGTGCACCTGGGTCTTGGGCGTGCGTGCTGCCAAGCCCAAGTCCTCTACTTCTTGA
- a CDS encoding SIMPL domain-containing protein (The SIMPL domain is named for its presence in mouse protein SIMPL (signalling molecule that associates with mouse pelle-like kinase). Bacterial member BP26, from Brucella, was shown to assemble into a channel-like structure, while YggE from E. coli has been associated with resistance to oxidative stress.), with amino-acid sequence MKCFLSLVAALALTLPAVAQSDPATAPASTQAYGLTTLGRASTSVTPDTCYLFFPLSDTKQRQALVTALSPLGLVLDKTTRVPASMNSFPASFPTGVSASLTFRINDKGEVVFAPSSLSELSKTLQTLGVTNYFIFGYSPKAQEAARKPLVEQAIKDGMAQAVTLATAAGVSKLQLVELKENGFSSLVSPPASWPDAAPFLAPSQELSYSIKLCFAPLDLVIPIKK; translated from the coding sequence ATGAAGTGCTTTCTCTCTCTTGTCGCCGCCCTCGCCCTCACCCTCCCCGCCGTCGCCCAGTCCGACCCCGCCACCGCGCCCGCCTCGACACAAGCCTACGGCCTGACCACGCTGGGACGCGCAAGCACCTCGGTCACTCCCGATACCTGCTATCTGTTTTTCCCCCTCAGCGACACCAAGCAACGCCAAGCACTTGTCACGGCCCTCAGCCCACTTGGGCTCGTGCTCGACAAGACAACACGTGTCCCCGCGTCTATGAATAGCTTTCCCGCTAGCTTTCCCACGGGAGTCTCGGCAAGCCTTACCTTCCGTATCAACGACAAGGGCGAGGTGGTCTTTGCTCCCAGCTCCCTCTCTGAGCTCAGCAAGACTCTCCAGACCCTGGGGGTTACCAACTACTTTATCTTTGGCTACTCCCCCAAGGCACAAGAAGCCGCAAGGAAGCCGCTTGTGGAGCAAGCGATCAAGGACGGCATGGCGCAGGCGGTCACCCTGGCGACTGCGGCGGGGGTGTCGAAGCTCCAGCTGGTCGAGCTCAAGGAGAATGGCTTCTCAAGCTTGGTATCCCCTCCTGCCTCCTGGCCAGACGCCGCCCCGTTTCTGGCTCCCTCGCAGGAGCTCAGCTACTCGATCAAGCTCTGCTTTGCCCCGCTGGACCTCGTGATCCCGATCAAGAAGTAG
- a CDS encoding GGDEF domain-containing protein gives MQTPALTLAQSGTPRRGLSRELGSILLLNGALALWLLFHQKTGALHKAVDNFLQLLGPLGMAIWASRRVWKTALPRRSQLGLQLLLLGGGGFGLGTLIWGTQEALLKATPPFPSVADVIWIPSLLAVLPGIFLIAGERSSAVARIRVILDSLTTLSALITFSWYYILGPTLLNSKESLQTRLASAFYPAFDLLLVFSVLLLALLQGRARLQLPTLKLAWSFVIVIVADTSFSYQSLLGTYQTGGILDLGWPLGWMLVALSIDRLRESMIGTEAPQTSQNKRQPFWRFLIPYLLLPAIGMLVISAARNPGDEKLEPGIFFCSLVTILLVVLRQVIALLENRQLYEKVLESKLALEQEHAVSRAVSQQLQESNAQLVATQTELLNNNMALAEANVRLAALATTDGMTGLANHRTFQEQLRLELGQTAAAHEPCALLLIDVDHFKSFNDTFGHPAGDLVLCTVSGLLRQALSASHLAARYGGEEFAVLLPGLDATEAAALAEDVRARIADHAFPQRRITVSIGIAVSPDDAMSPEDLILAADQALYHSKSSGRNQATLARDVCSLRTLFAA, from the coding sequence ATGCAGACACCGGCTCTTACTCTGGCGCAAAGTGGCACCCCAAGACGCGGCCTCTCCCGTGAGCTTGGGAGCATCTTGCTGCTCAATGGTGCCCTGGCTCTCTGGCTCCTCTTCCATCAAAAGACGGGCGCACTGCACAAGGCAGTCGACAATTTCCTTCAGCTACTCGGCCCCTTGGGAATGGCGATTTGGGCGAGCCGACGTGTCTGGAAGACAGCTCTTCCTCGCCGTAGCCAGCTTGGTCTCCAGCTCCTCTTGCTGGGTGGCGGCGGCTTCGGCCTGGGCACCTTAATCTGGGGGACGCAGGAGGCTCTCCTCAAGGCCACTCCTCCCTTCCCCTCGGTTGCAGATGTAATCTGGATCCCCTCACTACTGGCGGTTCTACCCGGTATTTTCCTGATAGCAGGGGAGCGTAGCAGTGCAGTCGCCCGCATCCGCGTGATCCTGGATAGCCTCACGACCCTATCGGCCCTGATCACCTTCAGCTGGTACTACATCCTTGGCCCAACGCTGCTCAATAGTAAAGAGTCCCTCCAGACCCGTCTTGCCAGTGCGTTCTACCCGGCCTTTGATCTCCTGCTGGTCTTTAGTGTCCTACTGCTTGCTCTCTTGCAGGGAAGAGCCCGCCTCCAGCTACCCACTCTGAAGCTCGCTTGGTCCTTTGTGATTGTCATTGTGGCCGACACAAGCTTCTCCTACCAGTCCCTCCTAGGCACCTACCAGACAGGGGGCATCCTCGATCTGGGCTGGCCCCTGGGCTGGATGCTGGTGGCGCTCAGTATCGACCGGCTCCGGGAGTCCATGATCGGTACCGAAGCGCCACAGACAAGCCAGAACAAGCGCCAGCCCTTCTGGCGGTTTCTCATCCCTTACCTGCTCCTGCCTGCCATTGGGATGCTGGTGATCTCTGCGGCGCGTAACCCTGGAGATGAGAAGCTGGAGCCGGGAATCTTTTTCTGTAGCCTCGTGACCATCTTGCTGGTGGTCTTGCGACAGGTGATCGCGCTCCTGGAGAACCGGCAGCTCTACGAAAAAGTCCTGGAGTCGAAGCTCGCACTGGAGCAAGAGCACGCCGTGAGCCGAGCGGTGAGCCAGCAGCTCCAGGAGAGCAATGCTCAGCTTGTGGCGACCCAGACAGAGCTGCTCAACAACAACATGGCGCTTGCGGAGGCCAATGTCCGCCTTGCGGCCCTCGCGACCACCGATGGCATGACCGGCCTCGCCAACCACCGTACGTTCCAAGAGCAGCTGCGCCTGGAGCTAGGCCAGACCGCGGCGGCACACGAGCCCTGCGCCCTCCTGCTGATCGATGTGGACCACTTCAAGAGCTTCAACGATACCTTCGGGCACCCCGCCGGTGACCTGGTCCTCTGCACAGTCAGTGGCCTGCTGCGCCAGGCGCTCAGCGCCAGCCACCTCGCGGCACGCTACGGCGGCGAGGAGTTCGCGGTGCTCCTTCCTGGGCTCGATGCCACGGAGGCGGCGGCCCTCGCGGAGGACGTTCGCGCCCGTATCGCCGACCATGCCTTTCCCCAGCGCCGTATCACGGTCAGTATCGGGATCGCGGTCAGCCCCGACGATGCCATGAGCCCGGAGGACCTGATCCTTGCGGCGGACCAGGCGCTCTACCACTCCAAGAGCTCGGGCCGCAACCAGGCCACGCTCGCCCGCGATGTCTGTAGCCTCCGCACCCTCTTCGCCGCCTGA
- a CDS encoding N-acetylmuramoyl-L-alanine amidase: MRRPAAPKSPKKKTPSKSSRAARVLQGTIVVLDPGHGGGDPGASRAGITEATLSYRMAATLAEVLKPLGAEVRFTARSAALRRRPVFGKPEPPLLAPIDATLPTGQRLNAGREVPEYLHARAAVAAKAWKQRRPHVVFMALHFDVSADPGDHGGFAMWDIRENHACSLACELTRRFGEAGLSGNRRPQPRPNDLGVLNPEFNPVRQKTLVELATISSASDRAKALDPKWRWRVARILAASIVACKKNKLI; encoded by the coding sequence ATGCGTAGACCTGCTGCCCCTAAGAGCCCCAAGAAAAAGACACCCTCCAAGTCCAGCCGTGCGGCCCGTGTTCTGCAGGGCACGATTGTCGTGCTCGACCCGGGCCATGGCGGCGGCGACCCCGGTGCGAGCCGAGCGGGAATCACCGAGGCGACCCTGAGCTACCGTATGGCGGCGACCCTGGCAGAGGTCCTCAAGCCCCTGGGAGCGGAGGTGCGCTTCACCGCCCGAAGTGCCGCCCTGCGACGCAGGCCTGTCTTTGGAAAGCCGGAGCCCCCCCTGCTCGCCCCGATCGATGCCACCCTGCCCACTGGCCAGCGCCTCAACGCAGGCCGTGAGGTGCCCGAGTACCTCCATGCCCGCGCCGCCGTGGCGGCCAAGGCCTGGAAGCAGAGGCGACCGCACGTGGTCTTTATGGCGCTCCACTTCGATGTCTCGGCGGACCCGGGCGACCATGGAGGCTTTGCCATGTGGGATATCCGTGAGAACCATGCCTGTAGCCTCGCCTGCGAGCTCACCCGCCGCTTTGGGGAGGCAGGCCTCAGCGGGAACCGCCGCCCCCAGCCACGCCCCAACGACCTGGGGGTCCTCAACCCTGAGTTCAACCCCGTGCGCCAGAAGACCCTGGTCGAGCTTGCCACCATCAGCAGTGCCAGCGACCGCGCCAAGGCCCTCGACCCGAAGTGGCGCTGGCGGGTTGCCCGCATTCTCGCCGCCTCGATTGTCGCCTGCAAGAAGAACAAGCTGATCTGA
- a CDS encoding transglutaminase domain-containing protein: MSPPKEKEREMRLSAGCELVLEVDSPYPVPLILMLSPSTSETQWLAEERHTLTPQVPVREYIDSFGNRCQRLHAPPGRFVITTEVVAETAPARESAPGAPLNLVAELPDSALQFLLPSRYCPSDLLGTLALEVAQGYLPGYDQVAGICRWINQNIQYCYGTSDTSTSALETARDRSGVCRDFAHLGIALCRSLTIPARMVVGYLYELKPMDMHAWFEAFVGGRWYTFDPTQAQASGGRIAVAVGRDAADVALLTQFGPALLTEMRVWVERA, translated from the coding sequence TTGTCCCCCCCAAAAGAGAAGGAGAGAGAGATGCGCCTCAGTGCGGGATGTGAGCTAGTGCTAGAGGTGGACTCCCCGTACCCGGTGCCCCTGATCCTGATGCTCTCCCCCTCGACCAGCGAGACCCAGTGGCTCGCCGAGGAGCGCCACACGCTCACGCCGCAGGTGCCCGTGCGGGAGTATATCGACAGCTTCGGCAACCGCTGCCAGCGCCTGCATGCACCGCCGGGGCGCTTTGTGATCACGACCGAGGTTGTCGCCGAGACCGCCCCCGCGCGGGAGAGTGCGCCCGGTGCCCCCCTCAATCTGGTCGCCGAGCTTCCCGATAGCGCCTTGCAGTTTCTCCTCCCCAGCCGCTACTGCCCGTCGGACCTGCTGGGCACCCTCGCGCTGGAGGTTGCTCAGGGCTATCTCCCCGGCTACGACCAGGTCGCGGGGATCTGCCGTTGGATCAATCAAAATATTCAGTACTGCTACGGCACCAGCGATACGTCGACCTCGGCCCTCGAGACAGCGCGCGACCGGAGCGGGGTGTGCCGGGACTTCGCCCACCTGGGTATCGCGCTCTGCCGCAGCCTGACCATCCCCGCACGCATGGTGGTCGGCTACCTCTATGAGCTCAAACCGATGGACATGCACGCCTGGTTCGAGGCGTTTGTCGGGGGGCGCTGGTACACCTTTGACCCTACCCAGGCGCAGGCCTCGGGTGGGAGGATCGCGGTGGCCGTGGGCCGCGATGCCGCCGATGTTGCGCTCCTCACCCAGTTTGGCCCCGCGCTCCTCACCGAGATGCGAGTCTGGGTAGAGAGAGCCTAG
- a CDS encoding PadR family transcriptional regulator → MARELPRNDIPVFVLAVLESGPAHGYAIAREIDRRCDGGLVLRDGALYPALRALEDDGLIVGEWQPSTESGGPPRKTYRLTDEGKLEATRRATLWRSYAKNVERILGTLGGQDAEPAI, encoded by the coding sequence ATGGCACGAGAGCTTCCACGCAACGATATTCCCGTCTTTGTCCTCGCGGTCCTGGAGAGTGGTCCGGCGCACGGCTACGCCATCGCCCGCGAGATCGATAGGCGCTGTGACGGCGGCCTGGTCCTGCGCGACGGTGCCCTCTACCCGGCGCTGCGTGCGCTGGAAGACGATGGCTTAATTGTCGGGGAGTGGCAGCCCAGCACCGAGAGCGGCGGTCCGCCCCGAAAGACCTACCGCCTCACCGACGAAGGCAAGCTCGAAGCCACCCGCCGCGCCACGCTCTGGCGCAGCTACGCCAAGAATGTCGAGCGCATCTTAGGAACCTTGGGAGGACAGGATGCAGAACCAGCGATTTAA
- a CDS encoding permease prefix domain 1-containing protein, with protein MQNQRFNEDQVELEAHLAERIQAYVELGETPEQALVSAREKFGETEVVLKELRLQRNRRHPVAIGALAGLCWLAVAAVLHLLTGWLVTPIVHERTPFPFGGSEVLLLLTRVYVTLVPAAVLVMYKGVERFPKHPPTLLLGVLSFSFLHSPSADLLSWLLVGVPTLHGALIGWRMACHARRERQRQ; from the coding sequence ATGCAGAACCAGCGATTTAACGAAGACCAAGTCGAGCTTGAGGCACACCTTGCCGAGCGTATCCAAGCCTATGTTGAGCTGGGGGAGACACCAGAGCAGGCACTGGTCTCGGCCCGTGAGAAGTTCGGCGAGACGGAGGTCGTGCTAAAAGAGCTACGGCTTCAGCGTAATCGACGCCATCCCGTGGCGATTGGGGCGCTGGCAGGGCTTTGCTGGCTCGCCGTGGCGGCAGTTCTGCACCTGCTCACGGGCTGGCTAGTGACTCCCATCGTCCACGAGCGCACGCCCTTTCCCTTTGGCGGAAGTGAGGTGCTACTGCTACTGACACGGGTCTATGTCACGCTGGTTCCCGCCGCCGTCTTGGTAATGTATAAGGGCGTGGAGCGCTTTCCAAAGCACCCCCCCACTCTCCTGCTGGGAGTTCTCAGTTTTAGCTTCTTGCACTCTCCTTCCGCCGATCTCTTGAGCTGGCTTCTGGTAGGGGTGCCAACTCTGCACGGGGCGCTTATCGGCTGGCGAATGGCCTGTCATGCGCGCCGAGAGCGGCAACGACAATGA
- a CDS encoding permease prefix domain 1-containing protein, with translation MRQRFRDEDKAELEAHLAERVQAYIELGETPEQAALSAREKFGETETVLRELRWQGLRRSPILWGLLCAGGYLLLVSLVKAPWTFYTLYAYYQLYVWQTTTKKQRASR, from the coding sequence ATGAGACAACGGTTTCGTGACGAAGACAAGGCGGAGCTTGAGGCGCACCTTGCGGAGCGGGTGCAGGCCTATATCGAGCTGGGCGAGACACCGGAGCAAGCCGCTCTCTCGGCCCGCGAGAAGTTTGGCGAGACAGAGACTGTACTACGCGAGCTGCGCTGGCAGGGGCTGCGGCGCTCCCCAATTCTATGGGGGCTGCTCTGCGCTGGCGGCTACCTGCTTCTGGTGAGCTTGGTCAAGGCACCGTGGACGTTCTACACGCTCTATGCCTACTACCAGCTCTATGTCTGGCAAACCACGACCAAAAAGCAGCGCGCCAGCAGGTAG
- a CDS encoding SDR family NAD(P)-dependent oxidoreductase, with amino-acid sequence MIDLSKQHIFIAGGSRGIGRAAAIMAAKAGAAVSVNYLSNAAAAHATVDTIVAAGGRAAAFQADVSQDGAAQKAIDAAVATLGPLTGLVVSAGIFEGAALDEMDLAFWNRTMEINLAGTFLTVKAAVPHLRERGGGSIVIYTSTAGQRGSDVFSAYATSKGAQILFMRSMAKELGADQIRVNCIAPAWTDTDMAAPSLDVLGREDEGKKFVLGRIGQPDDIAGPTVFLLSDLAKFVTGMTLTVDGGMDMRG; translated from the coding sequence ATGATCGATCTTTCCAAGCAACACATCTTTATCGCAGGCGGCTCCCGAGGGATCGGGCGGGCGGCGGCGATCATGGCGGCCAAGGCGGGCGCGGCGGTCTCGGTGAACTATCTCAGCAATGCGGCAGCGGCCCACGCGACTGTCGATACCATCGTGGCGGCGGGGGGGCGCGCGGCGGCGTTCCAGGCCGATGTCTCCCAAGACGGCGCAGCGCAGAAGGCCATCGATGCGGCCGTGGCGACCCTGGGGCCGCTGACGGGGCTCGTGGTCTCTGCGGGGATCTTTGAGGGGGCGGCGCTCGACGAGATGGACCTGGCGTTCTGGAACCGGACGATGGAGATCAACCTGGCGGGGACCTTTCTGACGGTCAAGGCTGCGGTTCCGCATCTACGGGAGCGGGGCGGCGGGAGCATTGTCATCTACACCAGCACCGCAGGCCAGCGCGGCAGCGATGTCTTCTCGGCCTATGCCACCAGCAAGGGCGCACAGATTCTCTTCATGCGCTCGATGGCAAAGGAGCTCGGTGCCGACCAAATCCGGGTGAACTGTATCGCCCCCGCCTGGACCGACACCGACATGGCCGCACCGTCGCTGGATGTTTTAGGGCGCGAGGACGAAGGCAAAAAATTCGTTTTAGGCCGGATCGGCCAGCCCGACGATATCGCCGGGCCGACCGTTTTTCTGCTCTCGGACCTCGCGAAGTTTGTCACCGGCATGACCCTGACGGTCGATGGCGGCATGGACATGCGCGGCTAG
- a CDS encoding Gfo/Idh/MocA family protein, which translates to MSTNNDSKRDRRQFLTEAGLGAALLTLSPSSVLADDKPINFAGIGVGSQGGSDVDQVVAAGGNLVALCDVDHKYAAKKFAQYPNAKKFTDYRVMLKEMGKELDAVVIGTPDHTHAVIAMEAMKRGKHVYCEKPLAHTIHEVRTLMAAARKYNVVTQLGNQGHSTDSIRRVVEWVKAGAIGQVHTVHAACGEFKDVYNQSRNLEKLAQKYDVPAELDYDLWLGPAAYRPYTPFWVHWNWRGWMPFGTGTIGDWFCHVIDPAFWALDLDAPTTVRAEVSGYDPATQGLTYPPASRITFEFPANKERGPVTLVWHDGNNPIPQPKDFGDDEVPRTGAILFGEKGMIVHGSHGGGGCHILPEKLRLENTGANAPKETIPRVKGHHWDWLEAIRTGRQAGSHFDYGGRLTQVALLGAIAIRFPDQTLKWDVKAGRFTNNDAANALINPPYRKGWKL; encoded by the coding sequence ATGAGTACAAACAACGATTCGAAGCGGGACCGTAGGCAGTTTCTCACCGAGGCAGGACTCGGGGCGGCTCTCTTGACCCTGAGCCCCTCGTCCGTCCTCGCCGACGACAAGCCGATCAACTTTGCGGGGATTGGGGTCGGGAGCCAAGGGGGAAGCGATGTAGACCAGGTGGTCGCGGCCGGGGGGAACCTCGTGGCGCTCTGCGATGTGGACCACAAGTACGCGGCCAAGAAGTTCGCCCAGTACCCCAACGCCAAGAAGTTCACCGACTACCGCGTGATGCTCAAAGAGATGGGCAAGGAGCTGGACGCCGTGGTGATCGGCACGCCGGACCACACCCACGCCGTGATCGCGATGGAGGCGATGAAGCGTGGCAAGCATGTCTACTGCGAGAAGCCGCTCGCCCACACGATCCACGAGGTACGCACCCTGATGGCGGCGGCGCGCAAGTACAACGTGGTCACCCAGCTAGGCAACCAGGGCCACTCCACCGACTCCATCCGCCGTGTGGTCGAGTGGGTCAAGGCGGGCGCGATCGGGCAGGTTCATACCGTCCATGCGGCCTGCGGCGAGTTCAAGGATGTCTACAACCAGAGCCGGAACCTGGAGAAGCTCGCGCAAAAGTACGATGTCCCCGCCGAGCTGGACTACGACCTCTGGCTGGGCCCCGCGGCCTACCGCCCCTACACGCCCTTCTGGGTCCACTGGAACTGGCGCGGCTGGATGCCCTTCGGGACCGGCACGATCGGGGACTGGTTCTGCCACGTGATCGACCCCGCGTTCTGGGCGCTCGACCTAGATGCTCCGACGACGGTCCGTGCCGAGGTGAGCGGCTACGACCCGGCGACCCAGGGGCTGACCTACCCGCCCGCCAGCCGGATCACCTTTGAGTTTCCCGCCAACAAGGAGCGCGGCCCGGTCACGTTGGTCTGGCACGATGGCAACAATCCCATCCCGCAGCCCAAGGACTTCGGCGACGACGAAGTGCCACGAACGGGGGCGATCCTCTTTGGCGAGAAGGGGATGATTGTCCACGGCTCGCACGGCGGCGGCGGGTGCCATATCCTGCCGGAGAAGCTCCGCCTTGAGAACACGGGAGCCAATGCCCCCAAAGAGACCATCCCACGGGTCAAGGGCCACCACTGGGACTGGCTGGAGGCGATCCGAACGGGGCGGCAAGCCGGCTCCCACTTCGACTACGGGGGCCGACTCACCCAGGTGGCGCTGCTTGGCGCGATCGCGATCCGCTTCCCGGACCAGACCCTCAAGTGGGATGTCAAGGCGGGGCGCTTCACCAACAACGATGCTGCCAACGCCTTGATCAACCCGCCCTACCGCAAGGGCTGGAAGCTCTAG